A region of Candidatus Cloacimonadota bacterium DNA encodes the following proteins:
- a CDS encoding T9SS type A sorting domain-containing protein codes for MMYFQGSWTTLTNLSPSLTYNWLIQTFVADGSTMKAVELTPIVEHKAITYAQGPLEVLYKEPARQSDRALAGFKVYRDGALIGTINDPSVTTYSDMDLPNGDYVYGVTAVYTTGESVPATVNVTVNVQLAEIIFQDGFETYDNFVNLFAPWTLLDVDQSTTYGFSGVDFPGSGGPMAYIIFNPSATTPPITSLTPHGGDKMAACFAAILPADGGSGPNNDWMITPHLHLGTNSAVKFYARSHMSQYIERFRVGVSMLPNIIPQGFQYVSPGDYVEVPAGWTEYVYDLSTYDNQNVWIGIRCVSNDAFVFYVDDFSVHSDGGYIITANEDPSIPALVTELKGNYPNPFNPRTTISYSVKDATPVTIGIYNVKGQLVKTLVNEDKAAGNHSITWDGIDDNNQPVSSGVYFYKMLAGKYSSTRKMILMK; via the coding sequence ATGATGTATTTCCAAGGCTCCTGGACCACCCTCACCAACCTGTCCCCAAGCCTTACCTACAACTGGTTGATCCAGACCTTCGTGGCCGACGGCTCTACCATGAAAGCAGTGGAACTCACTCCCATCGTTGAACACAAGGCCATCACCTATGCCCAGGGACCGCTGGAAGTCCTCTATAAAGAACCCGCCAGGCAGAGTGACCGCGCTCTCGCCGGCTTCAAGGTTTACCGCGACGGCGCCCTGATCGGCACCATCAACGATCCCAGCGTTACCACCTACTCCGACATGGACCTGCCCAACGGTGACTATGTCTATGGCGTCACTGCGGTTTACACCACCGGCGAATCGGTTCCCGCCACCGTGAACGTGACCGTGAATGTCCAACTTGCCGAGATCATCTTCCAGGATGGTTTTGAGACCTACGATAACTTCGTGAACCTGTTCGCGCCCTGGACCCTGTTAGACGTTGATCAGTCCACCACCTACGGCTTCTCCGGCGTTGACTTCCCCGGCTCCGGAGGCCCCATGGCCTACATCATCTTCAATCCCAGCGCGACAACGCCTCCGATCACCTCTCTCACCCCCCACGGCGGAGACAAGATGGCCGCCTGCTTTGCGGCGATCTTGCCGGCCGATGGAGGAAGCGGGCCTAACAACGACTGGATGATCACTCCGCATCTGCATCTGGGCACCAACAGCGCCGTGAAGTTCTACGCACGCTCCCACATGTCCCAATACATAGAGCGCTTCCGCGTGGGCGTTTCAATGCTGCCCAACATCATTCCCCAGGGCTTCCAGTACGTTAGCCCCGGAGATTATGTGGAAGTCCCCGCCGGCTGGACCGAGTATGTGTATGACCTCTCCACCTACGACAACCAGAATGTCTGGATAGGTATCCGCTGCGTGTCCAATGATGCCTTCGTCTTCTACGTGGACGATTTCTCCGTGCACAGTGACGGCGGCTACATCATCACGGCCAACGAAGATCCCAGCATCCCCGCCCTCGTCACCGAGCTGAAGGGCAACTATCCGAACCCCTTCAACCCCCGCACCACCATCAGCTACAGCGTTAAGGATGCCACCCCCGTCACCATCGGCATCTACAACGTGAAAGGCCAGTTGGTGAAGACCCTCGTTAACGAAGACAAAGCCGCCGGCAACCATTCCATCACTTGGGATGGCATCGACGACAACAACCAGCCTGTCTCCAGCGGCGTCTATTTCTACAAGATGCTCGCAGGTAAGTACAGCAGCACCAGAAAGATGATCCTGATGAAGTAA